The proteins below are encoded in one region of Drosophila santomea strain STO CAGO 1482 chromosome 3R, Prin_Dsan_1.1, whole genome shotgun sequence:
- the LOC120454508 gene encoding ectopic P granules protein 5 homolog isoform X1 produces the protein MATLVKPKKQKSKRTGNRGPIQKEEEEEHAELSTSEEQRPSENVSLLEEFERVAALASSSSGEAIISHECCISSDVGEPPQEPETMEPTETEAQPSAPSAPPSTTGHIVLFPNLQPMQMSNAQVEEHSAKIVYRQAESPTGFALARSHTKPLSTEELRRIYDCPDLELAKQFELEFLMNSLLESTEADPLYAAVMEYYELQGNITSNLHDIEKLCKGCTESQKQIWVRQPVTRTFSGTCGDGNVVQECVTYDVIKVDPIKLELVQTALTGLYDMVCHAYTNNSITAKITKVKVDQIINDLLAYPNLDDHSVLSLHYTQSGQALECVSQLRRAISILFSFVRRPSPNANFDKDLKEWLRKLIALQLLLATREDHWFLLFNILRCPNGVGSWAAQFLQLPGTRAVRRGSQQNELPLDLNSPELNHCMAVLQILLMPVKKRNEYLKSQAQAHRELSATTGSTDRWIVVDSDGEDSHTSAGECIGLKESDLIALLNQLPFEKIFTSALRIEKFLDDYILEPDMITAQQMLSVVVFFSQLVKTIGDGLLTYNNERYKQLAKRLGRLVRHTLQYVFDYNELFINNNLFKSSEMYERIQVELQALLLRACGYIYRTRNLGTWQYFSTLPFGTLDAEVIWHLFYYLNVGFPTDLANNLVSNAEAAFQAEDFWRKFDLANADVAPEDMYYLLQTFFEMANERNRSKDASLVKAMCLHIFHIGYINQSTREICYKTARDMLANLLDEDLFGCLLVQLKMRYGEVDRAAYLFKALPLENWHPSMDSFEVLSNWLLHFDYQSSESHLARLIISHLNWGLDCEGRLFLPHNIHVRMAYLVNESLNKYAPEVIGASGISESVRQVSSLIDSTQSSREQFTNWCWRMVSVLRLHLMDQGVESVKRTLQHPTEPLLFIPELERMDMIFQGVNENRPLALYVGMLVSLHGHSIPLICQHGFNLLQQLLLDHRHAATIRCLELIVPLFLESPETLANCESFQRLMTTLLNADRTYLKLAKDMVYANSIGPILELLDNMLHHQIISYTNYGLCSPLNFLNIWLNCFTTLPGWSQNSNLLYLLDRMLRISYQFPDCRAQAVEFFYNYYKDCTDWKSSPKGSALKAFFGGQSVSRIPLISPQNCWLNLVILEIEFRLVDTRIFPELLRQISAQPVEAALKKTISLNKTNSFPASQLVIFKYAQLLASMDSTHDLFPIVCQKFFELYLWRVPTGNESLNFSHNFGVSDKFYEYNVPLMKSIKSQLKSAESYYSALATKNASDDAMAHFYRNCCKLMQNCTLWLEDTQINRFTSDAEHLPAQYNSEKLRELLSGHVNHWTEFLCLASLRKEQRHQADQWGRKVMRLPNQKAPRTPVQPKPRQPPAQHIKSMLNSYEKMVENPVHVRVEPIKTPPIDGNIVTQIQKKMNTLNSTANNYHYKSSELNSLNLNYLERVSTLYSMIPYEETRRKECTSLLFKRNCTAPALIKLTPEHIRINDVISRKQSQNRERHDKIIEDILMAINVDSFAQAIEELGVCVGALMVAPLESTVTQIGVQVFYHIVDNLNEVTMKFQPTHDLYFQVLENLGVYLQADQATQGLKVLRLALKRPDLLELLAGVFVPSRTDADHFLPMYEFLIDSHLKHCDTQTLFVLFSKFDLLGWMETYQPKLSEINRLLLLVLQGLEAWSQPDSSLLQDLFRRHLVHIFGYDFPQHYGEVMQLVLDRTSDQKLMPLVLLDLLNALFVRSNCPELSLEHSEVRVHELALDFARRQKLFTLKAATDTLLLLSRHFQKERLHHGLHGLYPKHKDYCQALVLWFTSFGHTLLASAICSYQELLADQISDIVFGSIVETYSPWLIPYTEETVSGVAHWIRQLTPGQSKVLLPWSEQHVSSCKPMIRSFVATILQVLQYLPSSNKILEHVFAWYVHHFAQSNTAGHVLAPIHEGLAQLPWERFLPPGQHVELLYDSLHKFLPESHAMLGHIFIRIEWNNWFAQMPQSVSILSRLFTTFVKIAFEPNIHMHPNTSKILEDAIHYPWHLVEYTELEQLLKWFVANVEPAIALKLPAESNYADRAVLELLRLACAMLPERSSQDAVVLGTAKRMLYTRSMVRMQRACGAKHQKLLVTKEGERAFSNAFLELLDSINGAISSCSEHRTMEEQRREALNLMLELVAPTQTQSQEVSNIHIKALVWWQQRCSPGNLVMCSTLPAIGHLNTYIASIYSLLETSIENYFRTSPESAPWHAPSWQGLMEALSMSLPKLDLMPIMQGSYFFSLHVFVVYKMEEIATDGDKVTFLQDLTQLLENLKTSPLTEPRMALVWGVIIARGCQIAQFNQQVKKPLHMLARHLQIASTKAEGWGDGLLGVIGLKSEVITNRRKVLTRCLACVIFSLFPANRDLRLPSEEYESALRELSMLLANKKFTDIKPLIVRAVSLLKETTFPDIRATPHMVCRLISIFYEESYLTTIPEVWDFAFKLIGT, from the exons ATGGCCACGTTAGTGAAACCCAAAAAACAG AAGAGCAAGAGAACTGGCAACAGAGGGCCGATCcaaaaagaagaagaggagGAACATGCTGAGTTATCAACAAGTGAAGAACAAAGACCTTCGGAGAATGTGTCTCTTCTGGAGGAATTCGAGCGAGTTGCGGCCTTGGCCAGCAGTTCCAGTGGCGAAGCAATCATAAGCCACGAGTGCTGCATCTCCAGCGATGTAGGAGAACCGCCGCAAGAGCCAGAAACAATGGAACCCACAGAAACAGAGGCCCAACCCAGTGCCCCAAGTGCCCCGCCCTCGACGACCGGTCACATCGTTCTGTTCCCAAATCTGCAGCCCATGCAAATGTCCAATGCGCAGGTGGAGGAGCATTCCGCTAAGATTGTGTACCGACAGGCGGAGTCTCCAACGGGCTTCGCTCTGGCCAGGAGTCACACTAAACCATTAAGTACGGAGGAACTGCGGCGAATCTACGATTGCCCTGATCTGGAGCTGGCCAAGCAATTTGAGTTGGAATTCCTAATGAACTCATTGCTGGAGTCCACCGAGGCAGATCCTCTGTATGCTGCTGTAATGGAATACTATGAACTGCAGGGAAATATAACCTCTAACCTGCACGATATCGAAAAGCTGTGCAAGGGCTGCACCGAGTCCCAAAAACAAATCTGGGTCCGCCAGCCAGTTACACGTACTTTCAGTGGAACCTGCGGCGATGGCAATGTGGTCCAGGAATGCGTCACCTACGA TGTGATAAAGGTGGATCCCATTAAACTAGAACTGGTCCAGACGGCTTTAACTGGCCTATATGATATGGTGTGCCACGCGTATACCAACAACTCAATTACAGCCAAGATAACCAAAGTAAAGGTAGACCAAATCATCAATGATCTGCTGGCCTATCCCAATTTAGATGACCACTCGGTGCTTTCATTGCACTACACACAATCTGGACAGGCTCTGGAGTGTGTTTCCCAACTGAGGCGAGCCATATCCATACTTTTCAGCTTCGTTCGGAGACCCAGTCCAAATGCA AATTTCGACAAAGACCTCAAGGAATGGCTGCGCAAGCTGATTGCTCTGCAACTGTTGCTGGCTACAAGAGAGGATCACTGGTTCCTGCTATTCAACATCCTGCGCTGTCCCAATGGTGTCGGGTCCTGGGCCGCCCAATTCCTGCAATTGCCTGGAACGCGAGCAGTGCGCCGTGGCTCGCAACAGAACGAACTGCCACTAGACCTAAACTCTCCCGAACTTAACCACTGCATGGCTGTGCTGCAGATTTTGCTGATGCCCGTGAAAAAGCGTAACGAATATCTTAAGAGTCAGGCTCAAGCTCACCGCGAACTTTCTGCTACGACGGGATCCACTGATCGCTGGATAGTGGTGGATTCCGATGGCGAGGACTCGCATACATCTGCTGGCGAATGCATAGGCTTGAAGGAAAGCGACCTGATCGCACTACTTAACCAGTTGCCTTTTGAGAAAATCTTTAC CTCGGCCTTGCGTATTGAAAAATTTCTGGACGACTATATTCTAGAACCGGATATGATCACTGCGCAACAAATGCTCTCCGTggtagtttttttttcccaaCTTGTGAAAACAATAGGTGATGGATTGCTGACCTACAATAACGAGCGATATAAGCAACTGGCAAAACGGCTTGGTCGTCTGGTCCGACATACCCTGCAATACGTGTTTGATTACAACGAACTGTTCAT AAACAACAACCTCTTTAAATCATCAGAGATGTACGAGCGCATCCAAGTGGAATTACAAGCTTTGCTTTTACGCGCCTGCGGCTACATATATCGTACCCGAAACCTTGGCACCTGGCAATACTTTTCCACGTTGCCCTTCGGAACCTTAGATGCAGAGGTGATCTGGCACTTATTTTATTATCTGAATGTGGGTTTTCCCACGGATTTGGCCAACAACTTAGTGAGCAATGCGGAGGCAGCCTTTCAAGCAGAAGACTTTTGGCGCAAATTCGATCTAGCGAATGCCGATGTGGCACCTGAGGATATGTACTACCTCTTGCAGACCTTCTTTGAGATGGCCAACGAACGAAATCGCTCTAAGGATGCAAGTCTCGTCAAGGCAATGTGCTTGCACATCTTTCACATTGGATATATTAATCAATCTACGAGGGAAATTTGTTATAAAACTGCGCGTGATATGCTAGCCAACTTATTGGATGAGGATCTGTTTGGTTGTCTGTTGGTTCAGCTAAAGATGCGATACGGAGAAGTAGATCGAGCGGCTTATCTTTTTAAAGCTCTACCTCTGGAAAACTGGCACCCCAGCATGGATAGCTTTGAGGTGCTCTCAAACTGGCTTCTTCACTTTGACTACCAATCTTCGGAGAGTCATTTAGCTCGCTTGATCATCAGTCACTTAAACTGGGGATTGGACTGCGAGGGTCGACTTTTCTTGCCACACAACATACACGTGAGAATGGCTTACCTGGTGAATGAATCTCTGAATAAATACGCTCCGGAAGTTATTGGTGCCTCCGGCATTTCTGAGAGTGTGCGTCAAGTGTCTTCTCTAATTGATTCTACGCAATCGAGTCGAGAGCAGTTTACGAACTGGTGCTGGCGCATGGTCTCCGTATTGCGGCTTCATCTGATGGACCAAGGAGTGGAGTCCGTAAAGCGCACTCTCCAACATCCCACGGAACCACTACTTTTTATTCCCGAACTGGAACGAATGGATATGATCTTTCAGGGCGTAAATGAAAACAGACCCCTGGCTTTGTATGTGGGTATGTTGGTCAGCCTGCATGGCCATTCTATTCCGCTGATCTGCCAGCATGGATTTAACCTTCTTCAGCAACTGCTTCTGGATCACCGTCACGCGGCCACAATTCGCTGCTTGGAGTTAATTGTACCACTGTTTTTGGAATCACCAGAAACTCTGGCCAATTGTGAAAG TTTTCAGAGACTTATGACCACACTGCTAAATGCCGATCGTACCTATTTAAAGCTGGCTAAGGACATGGTCTACGCAAATTCTATTGGTCCAATTCTGGAATTATTGGATAACATGTTGCACCATCAGATTATCTCATATACAAA CTATGGTCTTTGTTCGCCGCTTAATTTTCTCAACATCTGGCTCAACTGTTTCACCACACTGCCAGGATGGTCCCAGAACTCCAATTTATTGTATCTTCTTGACAGAATGCTACGTATTTCGTACCAGTTTCCCGACTGCCGTGCTCAGGCAGTTGAATTTTTCTACAATTACTATAAG GATTGCACAGATTGGAAGTCATCACCTAAGGGCTCAGCTCTAAAAGCTTTCTTCGGCGGACAGTCTGTCTCTCGCATTCCCTTGATCTCGCCCCAAAACTGCTGGCTGAATTTAGTGATTCTTGAGATTGAGTTTCGTCTAGTGGACACGCGTATCTTTCCCGAACTTTTGCGACAAATTTCCGCTCAACCTGTGGAAGCAGCTCTCAAAAAAACCATCTCCttaaacaaaaccaacagcTTTCCCGCCAGCCAGCTGGTGATATTCAAATACGCTCAACTACTGGCTAGCATGGACAGCACTCACGATTTATTTCCTATCGTTTGCCAAAAATTTTTCGAACTCTATCTGTGGCGAGTGCCGACAGGAAACGAATCACTTAACTTTAGTCACAATTTCGGGGTATCCGACAAGTTTTACGAATACAATGTGCCTTTAATGAAAAGTATTAAGTCCCAACTGAAGTCCGCTGAGTCGTACTATTCTGCACTAGCAACCAAAAACGCCAGTGACGATGCCATGGCCCACTTCTATCGAAACTGTTGCAAGCTAATGCAGAACTGCACGCTTTGGCTGGAGGACACTCAAATTAATCGCTTTACCAGTGATGCAGAGCATCTGCCCGCCCAGTATAATTCTGAGAAGCTTCGTGAACTGTTAAGTGGTCATGTCAACCACTGGACGGAGTTCCTATGCCTCGCTTCGTTACGCAAGGAGCAACGCCATCAAGCTGATCAGTGGGGCCGAAAAGTGATGCGACTTCCCAACCAAAAGGCTCCCAGGACACCAGTACAACCCAAGCCCCGACAGCCCCCTGCTCAACACATTAAAAGCATGCTAAATAGTTACGAGAAGATGGTGGAGAATCCGGTTCATGTTCGTGTGGAACCTATCAAGACGCCGCCGATCGATGGAAATATTGTTACTCAGATTCAGAAAAAAATGAACACGTTGAACTCAACGGCCAA CAACTACCATTATAAGTCGTCCGAGTTAAATTCCCTCAACCTGAACTATTTGGAAAGAGTGTCCACACTATACTCAATGATTCCCTATGAAGAAACCAGGCGTAAGGAGTGCACATCCCTGCTCTTCAAGCGAAACTGTACTGCTCCTGCCCTTATAAAACTTACTCCGGAACATATTCGAATCAACGACGTTATATCCCGAAAACAATCGCAGAATCGGGAAAGGCATGATAAAATTATTGAGGATATATTGATGGCCATAAATGTAGACAGTTTTGCTCAAGCCATCGAGGAGTTGGGCGTTTGTGTCGGTGCCCTTATGGTTGCCCCGTTGGAGTCAACAGTTACGCAGATTGGCGTGCAGGTGTTCTACCATATAGTGGATAACCTTAACGAGGTGACAATGAAATTCCAACCAACACATGACCTGTACTTTCAGGTGTTGGAGAACCTTGGA GTGTATCTGCAAGCAGACCAGGCAACCCAGGGATTGAAGGTTCTTCGTCTGGCGCTCAAACGACCAGATCTTTTAGAACTGCTGGCCGGAGTCTTTGTGCCCAGTCGCACTGACGCGGATCACTTTCTGCCCATGTACGAGTTCCTTATTGACTCGCATCTCAAGCACTGCGATACACAGACTCTCTTCGTACTATTCTCAAAATTCGACCTTTTGGGATGGATGGAGACCTATCAGCCAAAACTGAGCGAGATCAATCGTCTGCTTTTGTTGGTCCTGCAGGGACTGGAGGCATGGTCTCAGCCCGATAGCAGTCTGTTACAAGATCTGTTCCGTAGGCATCTAGTTCATATTTTTGGTTACGATTTCCCACAACACTACGGCGAGGTAATGCAGCTCGTTCTGGACCGCACGTCGGATCAAAAACTTATGCCACTTGTTCTTTTGGACCTTCTAAACGCTTTGTTTGTCCGCTCCAACTGTCCGGAGTTGTCTTTGGAGCATAGCGAAGTGCGGGTGCACGAACTTGCCTTGGACTTTGCCCGACGTCAAAAGCTATTTACCCTAAAGGCGGCGACAGACACACTTCTGCTCTTGTCCCGACACTTCCAAAAGGAGCGCCTCCATCATGGACTCCACGGACTGTATCCCAAGCACAAGGATTATTGCCAGGCGCTGGTCCTGTGGTTCACCTCTTTCGGTCATACGCTCCTCGCTTCGGCCATTTGCAGCTATCAAGAGCTACTAGCTGATCAAA TTAGCGATATTGTGTTTGGATCTATTGTGGAGACGTACAGCCCCTGGCTAATCCCCTATACCGAAGAGACGGTTAGTGGTGTAGCCCACTGGATTCGCCAGCTGACTCCTGGACAAAGCAAAGTACTCTTACCATGGAGCGAGCAGCATGTTAGCAGCTGCAAACCTATGATCCGTTCATTCGTTGCTACCATATTACAAGTACTGCAGTATCTGCCGTCGTCAAACAAGATTCTGGAGCACGTATTCGCCTGGTACGTGCATCACTTTGCCCAATCCAACACAGCAGGCCACGTGCTGGCGCCCATTCACGAGGGATTGGCTCAATTGCCCTGGGAACGTTTTCTACCACCGGGACAACACGTGGAGTTGCTCTATGATAGTCTGCACAAGTTTCTGCCAGAATCACACGCCATGCTGGGTCACATATTCATTCGAATTGAATGGAATAATTGGTTTGCCCAGATGCCCCAGTCAGTGTCGATTCTCTCCCGACTTTTCACCACTTTCGTGAAGATCGCCTTCGAACCTAACATTCACATGCACCCCAATACCAGCAAGATTCTAGAGGATGCCATTCATTATCCATGGCATTTGGTGGAATACACtgagctggagcagctgctcaAGTGGTTCGTGGCCAATGTGGAGCCCGCCATTGCCCTTAAGCTCCCAGCCGAAAGTAACTATGCGGACCGCGCTGTTTTGGA ACTCCTTCGCCTGGCTTGTGCCATGTTGCCGGAACGCTCTTCGCAGGATGCTGTTGTTCTGGGTACCGCCAAACGAATGCTCTACACCCGCTCCATGGTTCGCATGCAGCGAGCATGCGGAGCCAAGCACCAAAAGCTGTTAGTGACAAAGGAGGGCGAGCGTGCGTTTAGTAACGCGTTTCTAGAGCTGCTGGATAGCATCAATGGGGCCATCAGCAGTTGCAGTGAGCATCGTACAATGGAAGAACAGCGTAGAGAAGCACTCAACCTGATGCTGGAGCTGGTTGCGCCCACTCAGACGCAGAGCCAGGAAGTGTCCAA CATACACATTAAGGCCCTTGTTTGGTGGCAGCAGCGCTGTTCTCCGGGCAACCTGGTCATGTGCTCCACCCTGCCCGCCATCGGTCACCTTAACACATACATCGCCAGCATTTATTCGCTGTTGGAGACCAGTATAGAGAACTACTTTCGCACCTCGCCGGAGAGCGCACCCTGGCACGCGCCCAGCTGGCAAGGTTTAATGGAGGCACTGAGCATGTCGCTGCCGAAACTGGACCTTATGCCGATCATGCAGGGTAGCTACTTCTTCTCCCTGCACGTTTTCGTGGTCTACAAGATGGAGGAGATCGCGACGGATGGCGATAAGGTGACCTTTTTGCAAGACCTCACCCAGCTACTGGAGAATTTGAAAACCAGCCCACTGACAGAACCGCGGATGGCACTAGTTTGGGGCGTGATCATTGCACGGGGCTGTCAAATTGCGCAGTTCAACCAGCAGGTAAAAAAGCCACTTCACATGCTGGCGAGGCACCTACAGATTGCATCAACTAAGGCAGAAGGCTGGGGTGATGGTCTGCTGGGAGTGATTGGTCTCAAATCTGAGGTTATTACCAACAG ACGAAAGGTGTTAACTCGTTGCTTGGCTTGCGTGATCTTCTCACTGTTTCCAGCCAATAGGGACCTTCGTTTGCCATCAGAAGAGTACGAGAGTGCGCTCCGGGAGCTATCTATGCTGCTGGCCAACAAGAAGTTCACCGACATCAAGCCCTTGATTGTTCGGGCCGTTAGCCTGCTCAAGGAAACCACATTTCCCGACATCCGGGCCACACCTCATATGGTCTGCCGCCTAATCAGCATCTTCTATGAGGAGAGCTACCTGACAACCATTCCAGAGGTCTGGGACTTTGCCTTCAAGTTAATTGGCACGTAG